In one Rhodococcus sp. B50 genomic region, the following are encoded:
- a CDS encoding DUF1304 domain-containing protein: protein MILIAQLAALVAAVVHLLAFAWESILFRRPSIHRDLFRVPTADVPPVRMWAFNVGFYNLFLGSGAITGVILWWTGHETPGRTLVVYTCTFMFLAGIALFVSDRMAMSRPRGAGVVGALCQSVPSLVALVALA from the coding sequence ATGATCCTGATCGCGCAGCTCGCGGCGCTGGTCGCTGCCGTGGTGCACCTGTTGGCGTTCGCGTGGGAATCGATCCTGTTCCGGCGCCCGAGCATCCACCGGGACCTGTTCCGCGTCCCCACTGCGGATGTTCCGCCGGTGCGGATGTGGGCGTTCAACGTCGGTTTCTACAATCTCTTCCTCGGCTCCGGTGCGATCACCGGGGTGATCCTGTGGTGGACCGGTCACGAGACCCCGGGCCGCACGCTCGTCGTCTATACATGCACTTTCATGTTCCTGGCCGGTATCGCATTGTTCGTCTCGGACCGGATGGCGATGAGCCGCCCACGTGGGGCCGGAGTGGTGGGGGCGCTGTGCCAGAGCGTGCCGTCGCTGGTCGCGCTCGTGGCGCTGGCGTAG
- a CDS encoding helix-turn-helix transcriptional regulator, with product MLEVRAERLRREILEFAGTGAGVTELHQRAIELVDHIVRSDLTCWALFDPLTLAFGSMTSGRNRIPAEYEPLLAESEYGGHDPATFAEIARSGRTVVRASDLPSTELAHSLRHAAVWRPLGLDREVRVVFTTDGLCWGSAGFVRSGPDFTDRELEFLTMVAPAVAVATRAAAVHSLRARPGGDPGPAVIVTDPEGEPVASTVAARAWEERLAGPVRLALLLRAATFGARSSTTGVFRARVRNEGGGWIVVRAAALSPDGDESRTAVTIEPAADSELTDVLFAAYALTARECEVCTDVLNGLSTAEIARHRGITPNTVHDHLKSVYAKTGAGSRAELVARLAGRQMPRPSLSSRT from the coding sequence ATGCTCGAAGTACGGGCGGAGCGGCTCCGCCGCGAGATCCTGGAGTTCGCAGGCACCGGTGCGGGCGTCACCGAACTGCACCAGCGTGCCATCGAACTGGTCGATCACATCGTGCGCAGTGATCTGACATGCTGGGCGCTGTTCGATCCCTTGACCCTGGCGTTCGGTTCGATGACCAGTGGGCGCAACCGGATTCCCGCAGAGTACGAACCGCTGCTCGCCGAATCGGAGTACGGTGGCCACGATCCCGCGACGTTCGCCGAGATCGCCCGCAGTGGGCGAACGGTGGTGCGGGCCTCGGATCTACCGTCGACCGAACTCGCTCACAGTCTTCGACACGCTGCGGTATGGCGCCCACTCGGACTCGACCGTGAGGTGCGGGTCGTCTTCACCACGGACGGGTTGTGTTGGGGATCGGCCGGTTTCGTGCGCTCGGGTCCGGACTTCACCGATCGGGAACTCGAGTTCCTGACGATGGTCGCTCCGGCAGTGGCGGTCGCGACCCGCGCGGCCGCCGTTCACTCCTTGCGAGCACGTCCCGGAGGCGACCCCGGGCCGGCGGTCATCGTGACCGATCCTGAGGGTGAGCCGGTCGCGTCGACCGTCGCGGCGAGGGCCTGGGAGGAGCGACTCGCCGGGCCGGTGCGACTGGCACTGCTGTTGCGGGCGGCGACATTCGGCGCCCGGTCGAGTACGACCGGGGTGTTTCGTGCTCGGGTCCGCAACGAAGGCGGGGGCTGGATCGTCGTGCGTGCGGCTGCGTTGAGCCCCGACGGAGACGAGTCCCGCACCGCGGTCACCATCGAACCCGCGGCCGACAGTGAGCTCACGGACGTATTGTTCGCCGCGTACGCACTGACCGCCCGCGAGTGTGAGGTGTGCACCGACGTGCTGAACGGACTCTCTACAGCCGAGATCGCTCGGCACCGAGGCATCACGCCGAACACGGTGCACGACCACCTCAAGTCCGTCTATGCGAAGACGGGTGCGGGTAGTCGCGCGGAACTCGTCGCTCGGTTGGCCGGCCGGCAGATGCCTCGGCCGTCGCTGTCGTCCCGAACCTAG
- a CDS encoding ABC transporter ATP-binding protein: MGVEVSVEGLTKSFGSQRIWQDVTLTLPAGEVSALLGPSGTGKSVFLKSLIGLLRPEQGSIVIDGTDILQCSSKELYEIRKLFGVLFQDGALFGSMNLYDNVAFPLREHTRKSESEIRQIVMSKLELVGLLGAEDKLPGEISGGMRKRAGLARALVLDPEIILVDEPDSGLDPVRTTYISQTLIDINAEIDATILIVSHNINLARTVPDNIGMLFRRQLVMFGPREVLLTSDEPVVKQFLNGTMIGPIGMSEEKDEATMAHEQALVEAGHHAGGVDDVEGIVPQMQATPGMPERQAVARRQERVRSILHTLPPAAQSAILEDMDTPHRAPTFTGSDALTELIPVALPRFGTTATAEASAGRPTERRVPRDYPHPSSHRRT; encoded by the coding sequence GTGGGTGTCGAGGTTTCCGTCGAGGGGCTGACCAAGTCCTTCGGCTCGCAGCGTATCTGGCAGGACGTGACATTGACGCTGCCGGCGGGTGAGGTGTCTGCGCTGCTCGGTCCGTCGGGTACCGGTAAGTCGGTGTTCCTCAAGTCGCTGATCGGTCTGCTGCGTCCGGAGCAGGGTTCGATCGTGATCGACGGCACCGACATCCTGCAGTGCTCCTCGAAGGAGCTCTACGAGATCCGCAAGTTGTTCGGGGTGTTGTTCCAGGACGGTGCGTTGTTCGGGTCGATGAATCTGTACGACAATGTCGCCTTTCCGTTGCGTGAGCACACCCGCAAGTCCGAGTCGGAGATCCGGCAGATCGTGATGAGCAAGCTCGAGCTCGTCGGTCTGCTCGGCGCGGAGGACAAGTTGCCGGGGGAGATCTCCGGTGGGATGCGCAAGCGTGCCGGGTTGGCGCGGGCGTTGGTGCTCGATCCGGAGATCATTCTGGTGGACGAGCCGGATTCGGGTCTGGATCCGGTGCGCACGACCTATATTTCGCAGACGTTGATCGATATCAATGCGGAGATCGATGCGACGATCCTGATCGTGTCGCACAACATCAATCTGGCGCGGACGGTGCCGGACAATATCGGGATGTTGTTCCGTCGGCAGTTGGTGATGTTCGGTCCGCGGGAGGTGTTGTTGACTTCGGATGAGCCGGTGGTCAAGCAGTTCCTCAACGGCACGATGATCGGTCCGATCGGGATGTCGGAGGAGAAGGACGAGGCGACGATGGCGCACGAGCAGGCGCTCGTGGAGGCCGGGCATCATGCCGGTGGGGTGGACGATGTCGAGGGGATCGTGCCGCAGATGCAGGCGACTCCGGGGATGCCGGAGCGGCAGGCGGTGGCGCGTCGGCAGGAGCGGGTGCGTTCGATCCTGCACACTCTGCCCCCGGCCGCCCAGTCCGCCATCCTCGAGGACATGGACACCCCACACCGGGCCCCGACGTTCACGGGTTCCGACGCGCTCACCGAATTGATCCCCGTGGCGCTGCCTAGGTTCGGGACGACAGCGACGGCCGAGGCATCTGCCGGCCGGCCAACCGAGCGACGAGTTCCGCGCGACTACCCGCACCCGTCTTCGCATAGACGGACTTGA
- a CDS encoding oxygenase MpaB family protein: MTVPDTDIDPDGLLRRYLHDRRFLLALPRAVALQMLHPAIAAGMDHSRTPRRLWLHKRRTVPVLVRAAYDDRHIHPIVRFAHEDVKGTDDLGRRYHALDPDVFFFQHATYVDTLVAMIDGFARRLEESEKEALYRDCCAWYRRYGISDRRMPQDWAEFTDYFDDACTSLLVRTPSGDRYRDQILRPRDWVQRGVPARVVRALLHPAARTLWEVEVGAADRRALTAYAMYRRLRRGPTTR; this comes from the coding sequence ATGACGGTTCCCGACACCGACATCGACCCGGATGGGCTGTTGCGGCGCTACCTGCACGACCGCCGTTTCCTGCTCGCCCTGCCTCGGGCGGTAGCACTGCAGATGCTGCATCCGGCAATCGCGGCGGGCATGGACCATTCGCGGACGCCGCGCAGGCTCTGGTTGCACAAACGCCGGACCGTGCCCGTCCTCGTCCGTGCCGCCTACGACGATCGGCACATCCACCCGATCGTCCGGTTCGCGCACGAGGACGTGAAGGGAACGGACGATCTCGGTCGTCGGTACCACGCGCTCGACCCGGATGTCTTCTTCTTCCAGCACGCCACCTACGTCGACACACTCGTCGCGATGATCGACGGCTTCGCCCGGCGACTCGAGGAGTCGGAGAAGGAAGCGCTCTACCGGGACTGCTGTGCGTGGTACCGGCGCTACGGCATCTCGGATCGGCGGATGCCGCAGGACTGGGCGGAGTTCACCGATTATTTCGACGACGCCTGCACCTCGCTCCTGGTGCGCACCCCCAGCGGCGACCGCTACCGCGACCAGATCCTGCGGCCTCGCGACTGGGTCCAGCGCGGGGTTCCGGCCCGGGTCGTGCGCGCTCTGCTGCACCCGGCGGCGCGCACGCTGTGGGAGGTCGAGGTCGGTGCCGCCGACCGACGCGCCCTGACCGCATACGCGATGTACCGGCGGCTTCGTCGCGGACCGACCACGCGGTAG
- a CDS encoding oxygenase MpaB family protein, with protein sequence MPTPYLDDLDREPVLNSRRTRITITSGPNRWSRKQHKVSDAVDFWSFAGAAANVIMQLGWPEVAYGVMESKVESGSLVKHPWKRARTTATYLAVAILGNDDDRKAYREAVNGAHRFVRSDENSPVKYNAFNRELQLWVAACLYIGIEDMYQLLHGKLDDEQLEAFYRTGSTLGTTLQVTEDMWPATRADFDRYWNIACERVVFDETTKAYLMDLVNLKMINWPMRLMFRNLLRFLTIGSLPPIFREGLDLEWSEADRRRYEHLFVFVSFVNRFIPRFLRHGGSEALVADLRRRVRSGRDLI encoded by the coding sequence ATGCCCACTCCCTATCTCGACGACCTGGACCGGGAACCGGTACTGAACTCGCGCCGGACCCGCATCACCATCACGAGCGGACCCAACCGGTGGAGTCGCAAGCAGCACAAGGTCTCCGACGCCGTCGACTTCTGGTCCTTCGCCGGTGCGGCCGCGAACGTCATCATGCAGCTCGGCTGGCCCGAAGTTGCGTACGGCGTCATGGAGAGCAAGGTCGAGTCCGGCTCGCTGGTCAAACACCCGTGGAAGCGCGCTCGCACCACCGCCACCTACCTCGCCGTGGCAATCCTCGGCAACGACGACGACCGCAAGGCCTACCGCGAGGCCGTCAACGGCGCCCACCGGTTCGTGCGCTCCGACGAGAACAGCCCCGTCAAGTACAACGCGTTCAACCGCGAACTGCAGCTGTGGGTGGCGGCCTGCCTGTACATCGGCATCGAGGACATGTACCAGTTGCTGCACGGCAAGCTCGACGACGAGCAGCTCGAGGCGTTCTACCGCACCGGATCCACCCTCGGCACGACCCTGCAGGTGACCGAGGACATGTGGCCGGCGACGCGGGCCGACTTCGACAGGTACTGGAACATCGCGTGCGAGCGGGTCGTCTTCGACGAGACCACCAAGGCGTACCTGATGGACCTGGTGAACCTGAAGATGATCAACTGGCCGATGCGTCTGATGTTCCGGAACCTGTTGCGCTTCCTCACCATCGGGAGCCTGCCCCCCATCTTCCGGGAGGGTCTGGATCTGGAATGGAGCGAAGCCGACCGTCGACGCTACGAGCATCTGTTCGTGTTCGTCTCGTTCGTCAACAGGTTCATTCCGCGCTTCCTGCGACACGGTGGAAGCGAAGCGCTCGTCGCCGATCTACGTCGCCGCGTCAGATCCGGTCGCGATCTGATCTGA
- a CDS encoding mce associated protein mas1a codes for MAHDDAGTAILGEAPVAEPATREQRSSKSRALAVALIVSIATLVAALATLVVVLVEQRTDEQAAQDAVALAREYAVVMSTFDYQNLDANRERIAEMSTPAFAERYGSMVDALRELVTEGQGSAEAQALRAAAEHTDGDTATVLVFADQNATNVSTPDGGTSRFRMVFSLVRADDRWLVDNVETL; via the coding sequence ATGGCACACGATGACGCCGGCACGGCAATCCTCGGCGAGGCCCCGGTCGCGGAACCGGCAACCCGTGAACAACGCTCGTCGAAATCCCGAGCGTTGGCGGTCGCGCTGATCGTCTCGATCGCCACCCTGGTCGCGGCGCTGGCCACACTCGTCGTGGTCCTCGTAGAGCAGCGCACCGACGAACAGGCCGCGCAGGACGCCGTGGCACTGGCACGCGAGTACGCCGTGGTGATGTCGACCTTCGACTACCAGAACCTCGACGCCAACCGCGAGCGGATCGCGGAGATGTCCACGCCGGCCTTCGCCGAGCGCTACGGATCGATGGTCGACGCGCTGCGCGAACTCGTCACCGAGGGGCAGGGGAGTGCCGAAGCGCAGGCGCTGCGCGCGGCCGCCGAGCACACCGACGGCGACACCGCCACGGTGCTCGTGTTCGCCGACCAGAACGCGACGAACGTCTCGACGCCCGACGGGGGCACCTCGCGCTTCCGCATGGTCTTCTCCCTGGTTCGCGCGGATGACCGTTGGCTCGTCGACAACGTCGAAACACTCTGA
- a CDS encoding MlaD family protein produces MKKIVVVQLVLFVITALTVVPYGIYYIVGPTGVGDRINIHATVDNALGVGEGTVVTYRGVQAGMVTGIGIDPDTRRARIDFALDGETRIPADSYAKITQGTMAGMLNVDIFPRVDHGPYLADGDEIAMPADEQPTQISETLAHTADLLETIDPAVISTVGHELGSAFEGLGPDLARLVTDADRISAQLAEDAPAVAELLDRAAGLTGTMAENSTEFVDGMASARTVAESLQANEDRIASMMATGPDAMRRADETLAANQESFSAVLANLGAVGPVISDRSAALRTGLVAIPRGLAALESIVHGDRADFALIATQGPACYYDNPRRALGDTSPIEPNLSYYCPPGQDLEQRGSRNAPRPSDLGLGGSTPGTVIGPPVVADPILIPSGTELLYFWKSLLEGNTDGTR; encoded by the coding sequence ATGAAGAAGATCGTTGTCGTCCAGTTGGTCCTGTTCGTCATCACGGCCCTCACCGTCGTGCCCTACGGCATCTACTACATCGTCGGACCCACCGGCGTCGGCGACCGCATCAACATCCACGCCACGGTCGACAACGCCCTCGGTGTCGGTGAGGGCACGGTCGTGACCTATCGCGGTGTCCAAGCGGGCATGGTCACCGGTATCGGAATCGATCCCGACACCCGCCGGGCGCGCATCGACTTCGCGCTCGACGGCGAGACTCGCATCCCCGCCGACTCCTACGCCAAGATCACCCAGGGCACCATGGCGGGCATGCTCAACGTCGACATCTTCCCGCGTGTCGACCACGGCCCCTATCTCGCCGACGGCGACGAGATCGCGATGCCCGCCGACGAACAGCCCACCCAGATCTCCGAAACACTCGCCCACACCGCCGATCTCCTCGAAACCATCGACCCCGCAGTGATCTCGACGGTCGGTCATGAACTCGGCAGCGCCTTCGAAGGACTCGGACCCGACCTGGCCCGTCTCGTCACCGACGCCGACCGGATCTCCGCGCAGCTCGCCGAGGATGCACCCGCCGTCGCAGAACTGCTCGACCGCGCGGCCGGACTGACGGGCACCATGGCCGAGAACTCCACCGAATTCGTCGACGGGATGGCGTCGGCGCGGACCGTTGCCGAATCCCTGCAGGCCAACGAGGATCGCATCGCCTCGATGATGGCCACCGGCCCCGACGCGATGCGCCGCGCCGACGAGACCCTCGCCGCGAACCAGGAGTCGTTCTCCGCGGTGCTTGCCAATCTCGGCGCCGTCGGCCCGGTGATCTCCGATCGGTCCGCTGCGCTGCGCACCGGCCTGGTCGCGATTCCTCGCGGCCTGGCGGCGCTCGAATCGATCGTGCACGGCGACCGCGCGGACTTCGCCCTGATCGCCACGCAGGGGCCGGCCTGCTACTACGACAACCCTCGCCGCGCTCTCGGCGACACGTCCCCGATCGAACCGAACCTCTCCTATTACTGCCCGCCGGGCCAGGACCTCGAGCAGCGCGGTTCCCGCAACGCACCCCGACCCAGCGACCTAGGACTCGGGGGCTCCACCCCGGGAACGGTGATCGGACCGCCGGTCGTCGCCGATCCCATCCTCATCCCGAGCGGCACCGAACTTCTCTACTTCTGGAAGAGTCTGCTGGAAGGCAATACCGATGGCACACGATGA
- a CDS encoding MlaD family protein, with protein MSTASAASPRRSVTRGLALVGAALTCATVMSACGYGIQDLPVGRSIGGGDFEVTVQLPSADGLVLGADVRYGQQIVGRVAGLDTARGGADVRVSLEQDLEVPSDVLVSVEIPSALGSPYLRLVPPPNPSSTLLADGDVVSEQKVELGPRVETMLAALGNVVSGSGLTQLETVVRELNVAFTGRSESVRSLADTATEMMTRAIDEQTAFDQAMTLAADVTRRMVEEEEMFDRYLVETAGAVDVLVAQRESMTSLLDATTRLAANVNELTAAIPDGAGGLLRDADTITATLASFNDRIGTTLANMNAFMAAFDSSVRGDYLVFDGALEIPESLDTIFTGGYFTGDFTEVDEASAPPSLEELLGGER; from the coding sequence GTGAGCACAGCTTCTGCAGCGTCACCGCGCCGGTCCGTGACGCGGGGTCTGGCGCTCGTGGGTGCCGCTCTCACCTGCGCGACAGTGATGTCCGCCTGCGGCTACGGCATCCAGGATCTGCCCGTCGGACGCTCCATCGGTGGTGGCGACTTCGAGGTCACCGTGCAACTGCCGTCCGCCGATGGCCTGGTCCTCGGCGCCGACGTGCGCTACGGCCAGCAGATCGTCGGCCGCGTCGCCGGACTCGACACCGCCCGAGGGGGCGCCGACGTGCGGGTCTCCCTCGAGCAGGACCTCGAGGTCCCCTCCGATGTCCTCGTCTCCGTCGAGATCCCGTCCGCGCTCGGCAGCCCGTACCTGCGGCTCGTCCCGCCACCGAACCCGAGTTCGACGCTGCTCGCCGACGGGGACGTCGTATCCGAGCAGAAGGTCGAACTCGGCCCCCGGGTCGAGACCATGCTCGCCGCGCTCGGCAACGTCGTCAGCGGCAGCGGCCTGACCCAACTCGAAACGGTCGTGCGCGAGCTCAACGTCGCGTTCACCGGCCGATCCGAGAGTGTCCGGTCCCTCGCCGACACCGCCACCGAGATGATGACCCGCGCGATCGACGAACAAACCGCCTTCGACCAGGCGATGACGCTCGCCGCCGACGTCACCCGCCGGATGGTCGAGGAGGAGGAGATGTTCGACCGCTATCTCGTCGAGACCGCCGGCGCCGTCGACGTGCTGGTGGCCCAGCGCGAGAGCATGACATCGTTGCTCGACGCCACTACCCGCTTGGCGGCGAACGTCAACGAGTTGACCGCCGCCATCCCGGACGGGGCGGGCGGACTGTTGCGCGACGCCGACACGATCACTGCCACGCTCGCATCCTTCAACGACCGCATCGGCACCACCCTCGCCAACATGAACGCGTTCATGGCTGCCTTCGACAGCTCCGTCCGCGGCGACTACCTGGTGTTCGACGGTGCCCTGGAGATCCCCGAGAGTCTCGACACGATCTTCACCGGCGGCTATTTCACCGGTGACTTCACCGAAGTCGACGAAGCCTCGGCGCCGCCCTCGCTGGAAGAACTGCTCGGAGGAGAGCGATGA
- a CDS encoding MCE family protein has protein sequence MPVTSTPTGSTRRKKIVAATLVVLLLIALPAWYVFGRTDRSHTVHADFEYVNGIYVGSTVAVLGVKVGTVTDIEPQGTSVRVTMTVPDEVTLPEDVSAYVMSPAIISERYVELGPAYDGGPSFSDGGVIPKDRSHSPIDIDNMLDSLSTIIETMGPDNADLGAVLTSGAEVWEGRGAAFHDAIADLAAATGVVGASSEDFALLVENLSALLRALDERSVGLDSMVTDLSTLAAVWEESDLDVTEPLQQLQVVFDEVDTFVAQHQESFGAISDNLQVIGGTLGENPQGLAEFMDLVPLMMENLTNTIGPDGRGRIRLNISTALTQFAVAAPLCAEHPLPLCTGAGFTNPISFPISASDPLGIVSAITGGQPGGNP, from the coding sequence ATGCCGGTGACCTCGACACCGACCGGGAGTACGCGACGGAAGAAGATCGTCGCAGCGACGCTGGTCGTACTGCTCCTGATCGCACTGCCCGCTTGGTACGTCTTCGGCCGCACCGATCGCAGCCACACCGTCCACGCCGACTTCGAATACGTCAACGGCATCTACGTGGGCAGTACCGTCGCGGTGCTCGGCGTGAAGGTCGGCACCGTCACCGATATCGAGCCGCAGGGCACCTCGGTGCGGGTGACGATGACCGTTCCGGACGAGGTGACACTGCCCGAGGACGTCTCCGCCTACGTGATGAGCCCCGCCATCATCAGCGAACGCTACGTCGAACTCGGCCCCGCCTACGACGGTGGCCCGAGCTTTTCCGACGGCGGGGTGATCCCGAAGGACCGCAGCCACTCGCCGATCGACATCGACAATATGCTCGACAGCCTGTCCACGATCATCGAGACGATGGGACCGGACAACGCCGACCTCGGCGCCGTCCTCACCAGCGGAGCCGAGGTGTGGGAGGGGCGGGGCGCGGCCTTCCACGACGCCATCGCCGATCTCGCTGCGGCCACGGGCGTCGTCGGGGCATCCAGCGAGGACTTCGCATTGCTCGTCGAGAACCTGTCGGCACTGCTGCGCGCCCTCGACGAACGGTCGGTGGGTCTCGACAGCATGGTCACCGATCTCAGTACGCTCGCTGCGGTCTGGGAGGAGAGCGATCTCGACGTCACCGAGCCCTTGCAGCAACTGCAGGTCGTGTTCGACGAGGTCGACACCTTCGTCGCACAGCACCAGGAGAGCTTCGGTGCGATCTCCGACAATCTGCAGGTCATCGGAGGCACCCTCGGCGAGAACCCGCAGGGCCTGGCCGAGTTCATGGACCTCGTCCCACTGATGATGGAGAACCTGACCAACACCATCGGCCCGGACGGCCGCGGTCGCATCCGTCTGAACATCTCGACCGCGCTGACGCAGTTTGCGGTCGCGGCTCCGTTGTGTGCGGAGCACCCGCTCCCGTTGTGCACGGGAGCCGGCTTCACCAATCCGATCTCCTTTCCGATCAGCGCCTCGGATCCGCTCGGCATCGTCAGCGCTATCACCGGTGGACAACCAGGAGGCAACCCGTGA
- a CDS encoding MCE family protein has product MMFLVKLIDIFVGALEFLFGGGRRQNTTHMPLVLGTIGIFVLVVGLGAAVGLPRVWYQVRTEPYSAEFANAAGLATGDPVYVAGVPAGRVEGIRLAGTHVDVEFRLDKQRAVGNTSTASVRLETVLGKRYLDLRPAGVDDGSNRIPLARTTVPYSLDEIGAGADTVAEDLDLVAMTEMMSTLSQVMPRESDELDRALTGISAASTAFSRHGEQFDQLLDTARKLSEMAVDQQDTLVQNAVDARTLVQTLVVRKDTLTRLVENLRVVIASLSETLTANRADADRLVTNLVEVSGTLQHNADQIGLLMDRLPPALRTVTDATGNGSWADVVTPATVLPDNLLCAIGVMQECR; this is encoded by the coding sequence ATGATGTTCCTCGTCAAGCTCATCGACATCTTCGTCGGTGCCCTCGAATTCCTGTTCGGCGGTGGCCGACGGCAGAACACCACCCATATGCCGCTCGTGCTCGGCACCATCGGGATCTTCGTCCTCGTCGTCGGACTCGGTGCCGCCGTGGGACTTCCGCGGGTGTGGTATCAGGTGCGCACCGAGCCGTATTCCGCCGAGTTCGCCAACGCCGCCGGACTCGCCACCGGCGACCCCGTCTATGTCGCGGGTGTGCCGGCCGGGCGCGTGGAAGGCATCCGTCTCGCCGGCACACACGTCGATGTCGAGTTCCGCCTCGACAAGCAGCGCGCCGTCGGAAACACCTCCACGGCGTCGGTCCGGCTCGAAACCGTTCTCGGCAAGCGGTATCTCGACCTCCGGCCCGCCGGCGTCGACGACGGATCGAACCGGATCCCGCTGGCCCGCACCACCGTTCCCTACTCGCTCGACGAGATCGGGGCCGGAGCCGACACGGTCGCCGAGGACCTCGACCTTGTCGCGATGACCGAGATGATGAGCACCCTGTCGCAGGTGATGCCCCGGGAGAGCGACGAGCTCGACCGTGCCCTCACCGGGATCAGCGCCGCCTCGACGGCGTTCTCGCGGCACGGTGAGCAGTTCGACCAGCTCCTCGACACCGCCCGGAAACTGTCGGAGATGGCGGTCGACCAGCAGGACACCCTGGTGCAGAACGCGGTCGACGCCCGCACCCTCGTACAGACCCTCGTCGTCCGCAAGGACACGCTCACCCGCCTCGTCGAGAATCTGCGAGTCGTCATCGCGAGCCTGTCGGAGACGCTCACCGCCAACCGCGCGGACGCCGACCGGCTCGTCACCAACCTGGTGGAGGTCTCCGGGACCCTCCAGCACAACGCCGACCAGATCGGCTTGCTCATGGACCGCCTGCCGCCGGCCCTGCGAACCGTCACCGACGCCACCGGCAACGGCTCCTGGGCGGACGTCGTCACCCCGGCCACGGTCCTTCCCGACAATCTTCTCTGCGCGATCGGAGTGATGCAGGAATGCCGGTGA
- a CDS encoding MCE family protein: MKLTRLQVSTLVGYCTIGVVCGALVYNALAVPVRGASDNYVLEFTDVEGLNPGNPVTLSGVRVGRVDAVDVADTDDGRALARVTVEVERGRTLPKDVEASVRYGDMLGARYVALTLPEAGVPAGSDGTEVLEPGSVVPVSQTTPPIDLTALMNGFRPLFESLPPQEVNVLARNVVDTFNGRGDAVARFLDRVAVLSTQLGDREHILGEVTTNMNRILGSLDNRHEELRDLTDGLAALSASVVGDGRQLASFLDTGAQSVSALADTIADSQGAFTRSLQQFGAVTDQWIASTPEFERMLAGLPAFADNINHTGQYGSFISLYLCNFTLKAGDAEVNIFGPTHSPVCS; encoded by the coding sequence GTGAAACTGACACGACTTCAGGTCTCGACCCTGGTCGGCTACTGCACCATCGGCGTCGTCTGCGGCGCCCTCGTCTACAACGCGCTGGCCGTGCCGGTGCGGGGTGCGAGCGACAACTATGTCCTCGAGTTCACCGATGTAGAAGGGCTCAACCCCGGAAATCCCGTGACCTTGTCCGGGGTGCGGGTGGGCCGGGTCGACGCGGTCGACGTCGCCGACACCGACGACGGTCGCGCGCTCGCCCGCGTCACCGTCGAGGTCGAACGCGGCCGCACCCTCCCGAAGGACGTCGAGGCGTCCGTCCGGTACGGCGACATGCTCGGCGCCCGCTATGTGGCCCTGACGCTGCCCGAGGCGGGGGTCCCCGCCGGATCCGACGGCACCGAGGTGCTCGAACCGGGAAGCGTGGTGCCCGTTTCGCAGACCACCCCGCCCATCGACCTCACCGCGCTGATGAACGGCTTCCGGCCCCTGTTCGAGTCGTTGCCTCCGCAGGAGGTGAACGTCCTCGCCCGGAACGTGGTCGACACCTTCAACGGCCGCGGCGACGCGGTCGCCCGATTCCTCGACCGGGTGGCGGTGCTGTCGACGCAGCTCGGCGACCGCGAACACATCCTCGGAGAGGTCACCACCAACATGAACCGCATCCTCGGTTCACTCGACAACCGGCACGAGGAACTGCGCGACCTCACCGACGGGCTGGCCGCGCTGAGCGCGTCGGTGGTAGGGGACGGCCGACAACTCGCCTCCTTCCTCGACACCGGTGCGCAGAGCGTGTCCGCACTGGCGGACACCATCGCCGACTCTCAGGGCGCCTTTACCCGCAGCCTCCAGCAGTTCGGCGCCGTCACCGACCAGTGGATCGCATCGACACCCGAGTTCGAGCGCATGCTGGCCGGCCTGCCCGCCTTCGCCGACAACATCAACCACACGGGGCAGTACGGCAGCTTCATCAGTCTCTATCTCTGCAATTTCACCCTGAAAGCAGGCGACGCGGAAGTGAACATCTTCGGCCCGACCCATTCGCCGGTGTGCTCATGA